The Cervus canadensis isolate Bull #8, Minnesota chromosome 5, ASM1932006v1, whole genome shotgun sequence genome contains the following window.
TTGCTAACAGCTCTTTTCCCAAAGCAGGTTCTTCCTGAACATTAGAGCAGTTTGGACCATCATGTGCCAATTCAATCTGTAGAAGTCATTGGATGCCTCACTATCTAAGAGGCCTCAAAGTTGAGGGTGATAACTACCTTGTTTGTCCTTATACTCCTACTGCACATGGTGCTTTGTACCCAGAGGGTGCTAAGTGAGCCTGTTGGATCCAGAAATTTCTCTAATGCTACTGaagttcatggattggaagagttCACACACTTCCCCAACCCCCCTAGCCCAGGGTTCCCCAGCCAAAGGGTGCCTCAGCGCCCCTGGCCTAGTCCAGCCTAAAAAATCCAGCGAGGTGGTCTCCCAGGGAGAGCAGGttgtgggggtgggctggggttggaggctggggtgtgtgtgtgtgtgtgtgtgtgtggtgctccTCTAAGGGATGGCAGCTGAGGTTCTGAGGATGCAGTGGTCACCTGAGCCCCTGAGGAGAGGACTGACCAGAGCAGAGGAGAATAAAGGCTTTCAGCAGGGGCTCCCAGACTCCTGGTCATGGACCAGTACCTTCTTGACTGGTGGCattaaagtacacaataaatgtaatatgcctgaatcatcctgaaaccgtccccacccctccacccccaactataggaaaattgtcttccatgaaatcagtggtccctggtgccaagaagGTTAGGGACCGCTGGCCTAGAGGAGAATGAACCTCACCATCAGGGCCCAGATGCTCAGCACTCCATTCCCCATGACTCATGCACCTGAATGGAGGAAGGAGGGCCAGACATGGATCAGTGGAGCACAGGCCTCAGCAGCACCGAGAGAATGGTGTGTTCCTGCCCAGAACCTCCAAGGGCCACCACTCTGAAAATTAGGGCCTGCCTGTTCCCCTGACCAGAAGAGGGGCTTGCCCAGCAAGGTGCTCTTGTATTTGAGAAACGCTTCTCATTTTCTAGAAGAAAGCTCTGCCTATTGGACTTAGCATCCTCTGCTAAACCCAGGATACACTCAAGGAAGCAAGAAGCAGAGGCAGCTCAGCTGCTTTATTAAGTCAGTGGAAAAGTAACTATACAGATTTGAGGTGCAAGAAGGGAGACCGGCTGATTGGGCCCCAACCCCTGCGGCCCCACCTCCATGCTAGATAGCTCCAGTCCAGTCCAGTGTCTGAAGCGTGGTCCCCACATGTGTGCATCTGAGCACAAGGCCTATCTGGATGCCCCAGAGCAGCAAGTAAGGGTGCAGCCTCTGTGGAGGGTACGAGATCCCATCCCCAGCAGCTGGGCCTGAGCAGAGGGCCCTAGAAGCGGCCCAGCACAGTGGCCAACAGAGCCATGCGGATGTACATGCCGTTCTCTGCCTGGCGGAAGTAGGCAGCTCGGGGATCTGAGTCCACCTCCACACTGCAAGAGAAGGAAGAGTTACTGCCCCGCCCAAGACAGCCTGAACTGGACTGAGTGCAGGCCCCCGCCCCCATGCCCCCAAGCACAGCCCCAGTCTTGATTCCAGATCACCTGATCTCATTGACACGGGGCATTGGGTGCATCACCACCATCTTCTTCTTGGCCCGGGTCATGATGTGCGGAGTGAGGATGAACTGGCCAAAGCACTGTGGGAAGGGAGGAGCCCCCGTAAGCACCTCAGGGCCGTGGTGGCTACACGGAGCCTGGGCCCCCACCGCCAGTCCCCGGAGGCAGTTATCACAACCGAGGGGCCCAGCCGTCCTGGCTGCTAGTCTGGAATGCCAGCAGCTACACCCCAGGCTGCTCCTCCCCGCTTCGCACTTACTGCTTCATACTCCTGGGTGGAGCCGAAGCGCTCCTTCTGGATGCGAGTCATGTAGAGCACGTCGGTGTCCGGCAGCGCCTCCTCGATGCTCTCAAATTCCTCCTAGACGGTGAGGCCCGGCCCGGGTGAACGTGGTGCCGGCACTGACCGTCCAAGCcaggtccctccccacccctccacggGAGGCCTCCCAGGGCCTGACCTGCTTGGTGCCACGGGAGGCCACGAAGGCCCGCACATCAGGGGGCATGCGCAGGCTAGGGGGCGCCACGTAGCGCAGGCTGACGCGGTACTGGGTGAGCAGGCAGGCCAGCGAATGCACCGTGCGGCCATGCTTCAGGTCGCCCACCATCGTGATCTGCGCAGGgagcgggtgggggtggggggcagcccgTCACCAGGAGGGCCCCAGACTGAGCACTCTCCCACCCCCATTTTGAAGCTTTCAGCCTCAGGACCAGAATGGAGGCCTCCTTGATACAACAGGCCCTGAAATGCAGAAACTgcttcccacctgcctccctctccagacTGTCCCAGGGCAGGCCTCCGAGCCCCGCCTGCACCCTTACTGTCATGCCGTTGACCGTCCCAAGCTCCTCCCGGATGGTGAAGATGTCCAGCAAGGCCTGGGTAGGGTGCTCTCCAACCCCGTCCCCTGCGTTGATCACTGGCCTCCGGCAGTGCTTGGCTGCCAGCTGTGACACGGGGACAAGGAAGGAGAATTCTTTCTTCTGAGTCTCAGGGACCCCCACTCCCCGCCgcagtccccttctcctgggTCCCCTCACCCATCTGGCCCCACCTGAGCCCTGCAGTTACAGGAAGTGTCTGTGGGCCCCGCCCAGTCGATCCTGCGCTGGCGCAGAGGCCGGCCTCACCTCCACTGCCCCGGGCTGGGGGTGCCGCAGCACGACGACGTCGGCGTAGCAGCTCATGGTCTGCACCGAGTCAGCCAAGGACTCGCCCTTCTGGACGGAGGACGTGGCTTCGGAGAAGCTGAGCACAGCGCCCCCGAGCCGGGCCATGGCTGCTGCAAAGGAGCTGCTGGTCCGCGTGCTCACCTCGTAGAACATGGAGGCCATCACCTTCCCCTGGGAGGCAagatgcatatgtgtgtgtgtatagctgtGTCCATTCCGGGGAGCACGTGGGCTGCTGCCTGCTTCATCAATGTGTGCTAGAGGGGTGCCGAGAAAACCCTTCCCCGAAGCCTCCCTGTGACCTGTTGGAGCCCGGGCATCTCCAACAATGTGTTCCTGTGAGCTAAAGGTCTGCCTCCAAAAAGCTACTGTTAAGAGTCTGAATGAGACGTTTGTTCTCTGGGAGAGGAAATACCCAGTTCTCTCCCACAAAGACATCAGTATCAACCAATGGACTGGGTTACTGTGCCCTTGTGCTGGCACTCAGGGCTCACAGGTCAGCTGCATACTGATCAGAAGAGGGCCACCACGGAAGCGGCCTAGAGCAGCAGGACCATCAGTGCAGGGCTTACCTATGGAGGGTGTGGACTCCCATGGGGGAACccaaggtgggggagggagaccCCTCTGACTACTTATGGAGCCCTGCCCACTGGGCCTGCATCCTCAGCCCACAGCCCTGACCCTGACCTTGAGGATGTCCAGGCTCCGCTCCTTCTGTACCATCATGCGCAGCGTGTGTGCCACGTTGAACAGGTGAGACATCTGAGAAAGATCCCAAGTCAGCTGGAAAGGGTGTGGCCCCCAGGGCTCCTGGCCCCAGCTCTCCAGATCCTCACAGCTCCGGgtggccccctcctccctcccccaggcaCCTGATCCTTGGTGAACTGCTGGACGGACAGGATATGTTGGCCCACTAGTGAGTGCAGCAGGGGTGAGGTCTGGGGGTGCAGCAGGCCAGGGGTCCCCAGGTTCTGGGGTGACGCCTGTCTAGGTACTGGTGGTGGAGGGTAGCAGATGCCATCAAGGGTTCCCATCAGCTCTGCAGAGTGAGGGGCGTGGCAGAAGAGTCTGGTCAGAGGGCTCCTCCTACCCAGGCCAGATCAGAGAGGTCCCCAAAGGTGAGCAAGCGTGTGCTCAGGGCAGTCTCTCACCTGGCTCAGCTGCCTTCCGGGAGGTCTTCTCCTTTGGCTCCTCAGCTACAAACAGGGTGACAAGACAGATGTAAACCTACACCTGGGGTGTGTGAAGAGCCCCGGCTTCCCGGGACTCTGGATCACAGTGTCTGTGTTAAACCAGCTCACACCACGGTAGCGGCAGGAGGTTAGCTGAGGGCAAGGGTGGCAGCCCTGGGCACGGACCCATGATTTCCCACGGGAGCTGTTGGGTGTGATCAGCGGTGCCCTCCCGGGACCCTCCCAGCTAGCAAAGGGATCCTAGGCAAGGGGGGCGGCCAGGCCCACAGCAACCGACAACCTGGATTTTACCCCACGCTCTGCTGCCCCATGGGGTCCCAGCTCCTGGGCGGAGGAACACAGCTGCCCATGACAAAAAAGGGCCTGTGAGAAGAGGCTGAGGGATGCCTACCTCACACTGGGTGGGCTGATTTAGGCACAGGGGGGCACAGGGGGTCAGATGAGGATTGGGGCGGTAGGAAGGATAAGGGAAATGGACAGAGGGACTGGAATAGCTCTGAGGCCAAAGAGCCCCCaaactagggccacctgggacaCTATGGGGAAGAGGAACCTATCCCTACATGTGTCTAGGTTCAGGCGGCCCCACCCTCTGAGTCACAGGATCTTTCTCTTACCTGGCAAACCTGGGTCGGAGGCTCGGTGGATCCGGGGAGGTAGGTGGAAGCGGCCATCGGGGAGTGCTGGGCCGCTCCGGCGGGGCCTCTCCGGGGTCTGGAGAGACAACACCAGGTAGTGACATGACCCTCCTCAAGTTCAGTCCCTCAAGAAAAGCCAAACTGCCTCCTGTCCACTCCATCATGTCCCCTCAACCTGCTCTCTCACTGAGCTGCCCCCAGTGGGGGTGGGCCAATGGCCTTTTCGAGATTTCTCTCTGGTTGGGTTAATGGATTAGTATTTCCCGCAGGAAGCCTCCTAAATTGAGAGTTAATTTGCAGTAGACAGGGTAGGTGGTGAGGATTTTAACTGTTAAGTGATGAACCTTCCATTGCCCCTGAACCACCAATTAAAACGTTTGTGCTGTTTATAACTGCCCCTGACTATACCCCCATGCCCACCACCCAGCCCTGAAAATTACCGTGGTTAGCTCACTGGCAGCCGGGGCCGAGGGCGTGAGCTGCGGAACAGCACCCTGTGGCCACTTGCGGACGTCCTGTCCGTAGCCCGGTGGCACCAGCACCTGTGGACAGAAGGCAGGGAGGACAAGTGAGCCAGGCAGGCAAGAGGTGGAAGCTGACAAGCAGAAAAGATGCCCCGGGGACCTGTGCCTGGAGGGGTAGTGGGACCATGCAGACCTGCTGGGGTGGGAAGAGAACGGCACCCAGTAGGTCACGACTGCCCAGGCCTGGGCCACACACGTACCTGCCCGTCAATATAGGCCACCTCCCCGCGCAGGACCACACGGCGGACAGTGCCCTTCACCTTCTGCCCTTCAAAGGGTGTCCAGTGggccttggagaagggcatgtggCTGGGGACTGTCCATTCGTGCTCCAGATCCACCTGCCAGAGTCATGGGTCATGCTGGACACGGGCGCCATGTGCACCCTCTCCCAGGACTGGAGATGCCCACCCAacccctggccccacccctccACATAGATGTCCTCCTGAGGGGGGTCAGAAGAGCCCTGCCcgtccccagccccaccccacacctCCACATAGGTGTCCTCCTGGGGGGGCAGGTGGAAGATGCGCCGAGGGTTGTGGTGCAGTCGCTGCAGCACGTCGTCCAGGCTGAGCCGGCCCTCGCTCACTGCCGTCAGCAGCAGGGGCAGCATGGTCTCCAGCCCTGGGAAGCCGGGGGGAGGCCGGGGCCCACACTTCTCCTCCACagtgtggggggctgggggagagagcaccaccctcAGAACAGTGGCCTCCACGCCTGGGGAGTCACACACGCCACCAGGAAGGGCCTCGCTACCAACCCTGACTCTAGCTTTTCCTGGGAACCTGAAGACAGGGAAGCTGGGACTGCTGCCATCTTCAGGGCGCACACCTTCCACCCAGATTCTCTCATTTACTGTTTCCTTGTTTGCTCATTCGTTCTCTCAGTAAATACCTATCAAGCGCCTATGACAGACCAGGAACTTGGTTGGAGTCCCACCCAGACCAAGCCCAGGCACCATGGAGCCCAAGGTCCTGACCCAGATCCCCTGGGCCAGGGGGTACGTCCCGGGCCCTCTCACCATGGTCGGAGGCAAAGCAGTCAATGACGGCCATGTTCTCCCACAGGGCTTCTACGTCTTCCCGGGAGCCAAGCTCGGGCCGAACCTCCCCTTTCCCGGGCCCCAGACGCTCCAGGTCATCACGGCTCAGGAACAGATGGTGGGGTGCCACCTCACAGGTCACCGGCAGCCCCTGCGCCTTTGCCGCTTTAATCAGCAGGATCTGGGGGAGAGCAGGGAGACCTCGAGGAGGGGAGCGTCCCTCAAGGCCCTGACCTGCACAGTCCCCACAGCCAACCTCCCCTCCTAGAAAGTCATGGGGCAGGCGTGCTGAGCCGCCCCTGCCCCCAAGGACCATCCTGATCACCTGGAGTCACTGGGAAAGCCACTGGGGCGCCTCTGGGGCTCTCACCTCCTCCTTCCGTGCCACGTGACAGATGTGCACCGAGCGCTGGGTCAGCTGGGCCACCATGAGGATGGCTGCGACACTCTGCCGCTCAGCGTGGGCCAcgatggggaggtgggagggccaTGTCTCGAAGTGCTGGGGACAGGAAGAAGGTTCCAGGACCCTGCAGTGCCCGAGCCCTTGCGGGGCTCCTGACTCGCACTGCCGAAGCCTGCTGTGAGGGGGCCCTCAAACCAGGGGTACTGGCTGGctggcccctcccccacccaccccctaccTCCATCCACTGGACCACACTGTCCAGCCGCAGTTCAGAGAAGGTCTCGTTGAGGTAGAGCTTCAGCCCCGCAGCAGACCCAGCCACAGTGCCCAGGGTCCCTGCATTTTCTGATGAGGCTCCGAGGAATAAGGCATAGTCACAGCGGGCGCCGGCCTCTGCCAGCTGGAAGGGATACATTCGAGATAGGGCCCATCGGCACCTGTGCCAGTCTGGCTCCCATGGCCTGGCCCCTGGGGAGGGGGTAGAGGGAGCAGGGTACAGGGAGGTGGGGGATGTGGGTCACCAGGAAGCAGGACTGGGGCTCACCTTCTGCGCCAAGGCCAGGGCAGGGGCGTCGGTGATGGGGGGCCGGGTATTAGGCATGGCACACACCATGGTGACACCCCCGGCCAGGGCAGCAGCTGTGCCCGAGGCAAAGTCCTCCTTGTGTGTCCCCCCTGGTTCCCGCAGGTGCACATGGACGTCGATCAGTCCTGGGAGAACACACAGGCAGCAAGTTGGAGGGAGAGTCAGAGACTGAAGGGCATCAAGGTAGGAAAACAAGCAGCGACTGACACCAGTGAGAGGTGGAGAAGCTCTCAGTCAGGGGCATCGTGGATGGAGAATAAAGAGCTCAGAGTGAGGAAGATTCTGGGCCCTTCCCACTCTGAACAGTCCAGGGTGGAGTGGGCCCCATGGCTGTCCTTCACCGCAGCCCCTACTGGTGTCCAGGAGCCAGGTTCTCTCCTGAGATGCACTTACCAGGTAGCCGCACAAGCTTCTGGGAGGTCATGCAGTCAACGTGCACCTTCAAAGGAGGGGCTGGTCCAATCTGTCCCAGTGCCTACAGGTGAAAAATCAGGGTCAGCAAAGATTGAAGggcagcctgggagctgcagatGGGGCTGGGGTTTTCCCATAAACCAGGCTTCTGCCTCTCTACATCTATCTTCTCTGTTTGCAGCCACAAAGCTTGATGACTAGCGAGGCCGCTCCATGCAGAGATTCCCCAGCCCCAGAGCATGCTCACTTCTGCCTCCTCCCTTGCTGACACTGGCTGCCCCAGTCCCAGTGCCCGGGGTCTCAGTTACCTCCACAAACAGTTTGGTGCACTTGATATCAATGATGAGGGGTACGGAGAAGTCAGCGGCCAGGCGCCGCGTGCGGTAGCCCTTGGTGACAAAGGAAGAAAGACGCCGGCCCCCAGCCCCACGCATAGACAGGTTAATCACTAGCTCAAAGTTTTTCTCAGCGAGCTGCTCCAAGATGCTTCGCTGTGGTGGGCACTCTCCATCCACTGCCTCTTCAAAATGCCAGTCCACAGCCGTCACCTGTGGCCCAGAGATAAGACCAGAGCAACCTAAGCCTGGTAGGGGGCCAGGGGGCCAGCCTGAAGGCAGGGGGAGGTGGCCCAGGAGCCCATGAGGAAGAAACGGAGGACCCACAGGAGGGGGACCAGGCCATTTCACTTTGCTGCAGGCAAAGCAtttttcttgactggaaaatctctACATTATGGTTACCAAGGATTCTGCAATATGGAGCTCCCACAATACACAGAGAGAGAATTATGGAAGGAAATATGCCAGAATGTTAACAGTGGTGGAGAGATCACGAGGGATTTTTTTCTCTCGTTTTCTGTATACTCTACTGTTCTACGTGGAACAGATGATTCATTTTACAATGATATGGAAAGCAGGGAAACAGGGAGAGAATCCCATGTACTCTCACATCTCAGGGTGGGCAGTGGCAGGgttgggtgggagggggagggggcacccCATACCTTGACGCCATGCTCTGTGTAGAAGTCAGCGGTGCCCAGGCTGGCGTAGAGGCTGTAGCCCAGGCTCTCCAGCAGCCTCACAGTTGGGAGCAACTCACTTTTGTTCTGAAGAAGGGAGGATGAGGTTGTGTTTCTCCTGTCTTCCACTTCAAGTTAGCCCTGGCCCAGGGAACCATGGCCATCTGTACCTGCCCCCTCTGACCTCTTCAGGGCCCACCCTACCCTCCACCCTACCACCCCCCGTGTGGGTTCTTACCTTATAGCTGCCAATGGTCAGCAAAATGTTCTTCTTGGGGATCTTAAAACCAGTGCTGAGCATGGCCTTAAGGTAGGCCTCGCAGCGGCTCTCCCCAAAGCCAGCCACTTCCCCGGTACTGGTCATCTCCACACCCAGCACCACGTCAGCCCCCGCCAGGCGGGAGAATGAGAACTGGGGCACCTGAGGGAGCATGAGGTGAGAGCAGCCCACATCCCTGCACCAGGAGGGGTGGCAATGATCCCCTCTCTTGGCCTTCTCCAGACAGGGCGAGCCTTCCCCAGACAGGGTGAGCCTTCCCTGTGCTGCCCTACATGAACCCGCCAATCGTTGGCTACTTCTCAAACATGCTTGCACTTCCCTTGGCCTCCACGAGGCTACTCCCTGGCCTTGGAATATTCCTCAACAAGCTCGGCAAATCTCAAATCTTGACTATACTCCAAGGCTCAGTCCAAACACCACCTCTTTTCTTGAACCTTCCCCGGTCACCCTCTATGGAAGTGGCACCTCCTTGAGCATTTCGTTTTGGTCTCTACTCTGCAGGTTTATCACACGCTACTCTAGAAACAAGCTGTTTGGGACCCGACTTCTCTTGCCTCCCATCACTAGAGTGGACGCTCCTCAGGGAGGAGGGCCATCTTATTGCCCTGACCACCCAGCAAGGCCTTGCCCACAGGAGGTGCTCGCTTTATACGGCAATGGACACACAGCTCAGGCAGCAGGTGAACTCCCTCCTATCTGCCTCCCTGCTGACTGCTAACCTGGGGCTTCAGTCTTCCTTACCTTCACCCCCACAACTCCAGAGCCAGTCATGAGTCCCACAGGCTCCACTTCTTCCCCCATGATGACCCGTGTCGCCAAGGCTACTAGGTCCACACCTAGTGTCTTGGAGACGAAGGGGAAGGAGCGAGACACACGCACGTTGCATTCAATGACTTTCAGCTGGTCGTCCTGGGCAGACAGATTGATCAGGCCTTCTGCAAGTGGGCTTATGACACCACCCCACTGAATCGGGTCTTCCCCTCACTCATCGTTCTGTGGATCATCAACCCAGGACAGGGGGCAGGTTGACTGTCATAAATATTGCGGGCCTGAGATGtgaccccacccctccagctctCCTCCCCCTATGAGGGTTCCCCAGCACAGTGGCCAGCACAGAACAAAAAGGCGCCACAGTCCTCGGGTCCCTTTCTGTAGCCCCCTCTCACTACCTTGGCAATGAGCTGCAGATTGAAGGGTCCTGTGACCTGCAGCTCCTGGCCCACGGCATGCACAATGGCTTTGATCCGCTCCAGAGTTTTGGCAGTGATGTCCTGTGGTGGGGTCACCAGTGTGGCATCACCTGAATGCACACCTGCGTTCTCCACATGTTCAGAGATGGCGATAGCTGCCACCACACCATCACAAGCCACAGCATCCACGTCAATCTCCTAGTGGGGCAAGGTGCACAGGGCAAGATGGTGAACAGCaagggccatttccttctctcacttGCCCCTGCAGGAAGCTTCCCTGCTTTTAAGAGCCCTGGCACAACCCATCCTTCCCAGATCAGAGACAGGGGAGTTGCCTCCGTGGCTGAAAGACTGCTTTCAGAGACTCATCTGCAGCCTCCCACCTTGGCCTCCTGGATGAACTTGGAGATGACCACAGGGTGCTCCTTGGAGACAGCTGCTGCACTGCTCAAGAAGCGCTCCAAGTCCCCATCGGTGTAGGCCACGTTCATAGCAGCACCGCTCAGCACATAGGAGGGGCGCACGACACAGGGGTACCCCACGGTCTGGCAGAACTGGCGAGCAGACTAAGGGCACAGGGAGCTTAGCTGTGTTGCACGCACTCACCCATGATGCCATCTGgcctccagcccccacccaggcCTCAGCCCACCTCTAAGTCACTGAGCTCCCTCCACTGAGGCTGGCTGATACCAATGGTGTCGAGGAGCCGGGAGAACTTAAAACGGTTCTCAGCTGAGTCAATGGCTTCTGGGGAGGTGCCCAGAACCCGACACTGCTGCCGATGCAAAGCCATGGCCATGTTGTTGGGCAGCTGCCCGCCCATGGACAGGATCACACCTTCAGGGTTCTCCAGCTCATAGATGTCCATCACCACCTGCAGTAAAGGAGGAGAAACAGGTGGTGGTTAACAGATAGGGTCAGGGGCCTGAGCCTTCTTGCTCACTGCCCTTCATTCTTCACCCAAACCTCCTCAAACCTCACAAGTTCCAAAGAGTCTGAGGTTTGCCAGCCACTCCTACCTGACGGGCCACCCAGGCTCACAGGCAGCCTTAACCCGTCTCACCTCAAAAGAGATTTCATCAAAGTAGAGTCGGTCACACATGTCGTAGTCGGTGCTGACTGTCTCTGGGTTGTAGTTCACCATGATGGTCTTATACCCCATCTGCAATAGGAGGGGAAGGATATTCAGCAATCAGGTAGGTGGACAGCATGAGGAAAGGAAGCCCAAGTCCCTACTTCAGAGAGTACTGCCTTTGCTGTCTCTGAAATTGCTGTACAGGACGCCTGCCTCGGGAGGGAAGGTACTGGAAAAGTAGACACGGAGTTCTGGAGAGGAACCACATGTAGGGCACAGGACGGCCTAAGGGACCCCCAACCCCATTAAAGCCCTATGATAGATGTGAGGCGCAGCAATGAATAGAAAGTGCCAGGATCAAGTATGGGTGGAAGGCGGCTGCGGAAGCTGATCAGTACAGCAGAGGGAACCATATGAAAGACGAGCTTGGAGACCTTTCGGAGCTGCTGGATGCAGCCCACAGCACACCAGTCAAACTCGACGCTGGAGCCGATACGGTAGACGCCAGAGCCAAGGACCAGGACATGAGGTGTTCGAAAGCTGAGGTCATGGGTGGTGCCCCAGTATGTCAGGTACAAGTAATTTGTCTGGGCCGGCCACTCAGCTGCAACTGTGTCAATTTGCTTCACTGCTGGACAGATCCCTAGTTCCTGACGCAGCTTGCGAACAGCCAGCTCTGTGCTAAAGGAGAAGGGTCAAAAATATAGACCATGGGAGTGGGGAATGGCCCCAGCAGAGGGCAGAGATCCAAGAGAGGGATCAGAgaggaaaatcccagggatgaagGGCAATGGCCTCCAACACCCCCCCTCCACACNNNNNNNNNNNNNNNN
Protein-coding sequences here:
- the LOC122441949 gene encoding CAD protein-like isoform X1, encoding MGYKTIMVNYNPETVSTDYDMCDRLYFDEISFEVVMDIYELENPEGVILSMGGQLPNNMAMALHRQQCRVLGTSPEAIDSAENRFKFSRLLDTIGISQPQWRELSDLESARQFCQTVGYPCVVRPSYVLSGAAMNVAYTDGDLERFLSSAAAVSKEHPVVISKFIQEAKEIDVDAVACDGVVAAIAISEHVENAGVHSGDATLVTPPQDITAKTLERIKAIVHAVGQELQVTGPFNLQLIAKDDQLKVIECNVRVSRSFPFVSKTLGVDLVALATRVIMGEEVEPVGLMTGSGVVGVKVPQFSFSRLAGADVVLGVEMTSTGEVAGFGESRCEAYLKAMLSTGFKIPKKNILLTIGSYKNKSELLPTVRLLESLGYSLYASLGTADFYTEHGVKVTAVDWHFEEAVDGECPPQRSILEQLAEKNFELVINLSMRGAGGRRLSSFVTKGYRTRRLAADFSVPLIIDIKCTKLFVEALGQIGPAPPLKVHVDCMTSQKLVRLPGLIDVHVHLREPGGTHKEDFASGTAAALAGGVTMVCAMPNTRPPITDAPALALAQKLAEAGARCDYALFLGASSENAGTLGTVAGSAAGLKLYLNETFSELRLDSVVQWMEHFETWPSHLPIVAHAERQSVAAILMVAQLTQRSVHICHVARKEEILLIKAAKAQGLPVTCEVAPHHLFLSRDDLERLGPGKGEVRPELGSREDVEALWENMAVIDCFASDHAPHTVEEKCGPRPPPGFPGLETMLPLLLTAVSEGRLSLDDVLQRLHHNPRRIFHLPPQEDTYVEVDLEHEWTVPSHMPFSKAHWTPFEGQKVKGTVRRVVLRGEVAYIDGQVLVPPGYGQDVRKWPQGAVPQLTPSAPAASELTTTPERPRRSGPALPDGRFHLPPRIHRASDPGLPAVFLRPGAGTPWGSRAWAEEPKEKTSRKAAEPELMGTLDGICYPPPPVPRQASPQNLGTPGLLHPQTSPLLHSLVGQHILSVQQFTKDQMSHLFNVAHTLRMMVQKERSLDILKGKVMASMFYEVSTRTSSSFAAAMARLGGAVLSFSEATSSVQKGESLADSVQTMSCYADVVVLRHPQPGAVELAAKHCRRPVINAGDGVGEHPTQALLDIFTIREELGTVNGMTITMVGDLKHGRTVHSLACLLTQYRVSLRYVAPPSLRMPPDVRAFVASRGTKQEEFESIEEALPDTDVLYMTRIQKERFGSTQEYEACFGQFILTPHIMTRAKKKMVVMHPMPRVNEISVEVDSDPRAAYFRQAENGMYIRMALLATVLGRF
- the LOC122441949 gene encoding CAD protein-like isoform X2 codes for the protein MGYKTIMVNYNPETVSTDYDMCDRLYFDEISFEVVMDIYELENPEGVILSMGGQLPNNMAMALHRQQCRVLGTSPEAIDSAENRFKFSRLLDTIGISQPQWRELSDLESARQFCQTVGYPCVVRPSYVLSGAAMNVAYTDGDLERFLSSAAAVSKEHPVVISKFIQEAKEIDVDAVACDGVVAAIAISEHVENAGVHSGDATLVTPPQDITAKTLERIKAIVHAVGQELQVTGPFNLQLIAKDDQLKVIECNVRVSRSFPFVSKTLGVDLVALATRVIMGEEVEPVGLMTGSGVVGVKVPQFSFSRLAGADVVLGVEMTSTGEVAGFGESRCEAYLKAMLSTGFKIPKKNILLTIGSYKNKSELLPTVRLLESLGYSLYASLGTADFYTEHGVKVTAVDWHFEEAVDGECPPQRSILEQLAEKNFELVINLSMRGAGGRRLSSFVTKGYRTRRLAADFSVPLIIDIKCTKLFVEALGQIGPAPPLKVHVDCMTSQKLVRLPGLIDVHVHLREPGGTHKEDFASGTAAALAGGVTMVCAMPNTRPPITDAPALALAQKLAEAGARCDYALFLGASSENAGTLGTVAGSAAGLKLYLNETFSELRLDSVVQWMEHFETWPSHLPIVAHAERQSVAAILMVAQLTQRSVHICHVARKEEILLIKAAKAQGLPVTCEVAPHHLFLSRDDLERLGPGKGEVRPELGSREDVEALWENMAVIDCFASDHAPHTVEEKCGPRPPPGFPGLETMLPLLLTAVSEGRLSLDDVLQRLHHNPRRIFHLPPQEDTYVEVDLEHEWTVPSHMPFSKAHWTPFEGQKVKGTVRRVVLRGEVAYIDGQVLVPPGYGQDVRKWPQGAVPQLTPSAPAASELTTTPERPRRSGPALPDGRFHLPPRIHRASDPGLPAEEPKEKTSRKAAEPELMGTLDGICYPPPPVPRQASPQNLGTPGLLHPQTSPLLHSLVGQHILSVQQFTKDQMSHLFNVAHTLRMMVQKERSLDILKGKVMASMFYEVSTRTSSSFAAAMARLGGAVLSFSEATSSVQKGESLADSVQTMSCYADVVVLRHPQPGAVELAAKHCRRPVINAGDGVGEHPTQALLDIFTIREELGTVNGMTITMVGDLKHGRTVHSLACLLTQYRVSLRYVAPPSLRMPPDVRAFVASRGTKQEEFESIEEALPDTDVLYMTRIQKERFGSTQEYEACFGQFILTPHIMTRAKKKMVVMHPMPRVNEISVEVDSDPRAAYFRQAENGMYIRMALLATVLGRF